A window of Fictibacillus halophilus contains these coding sequences:
- the pepT gene encoding peptidase T gives MKQEIMNRFITYVKVDTQSDGKSDTTPSTEGQWTLANMLVEELKGIGMEEVTVDENGYVMATLPSNSDKEIPVIGFLAHVDTATDFTGTNVKPQIVENYDGETIILNKDLHIELSPNDFPSLKDYKGHTLITTDGTTLLGADNKAGIAEIMTAMKYLIEHPEIKHGKIRVAFTPDEEIGRGPHKFDVAAFGAKYAYTMDGGPLGELEYESFNAANARIRILGKNIHPGSAKNKMINAAKIAMELNGKLPVEEAPEHTEGYEGFYHLTGLKGDVEQTDMSYIIRDHDKELFQKRKDKMQEIVDELREKYGQDKIQIDMNDTYYNMKEKIEPVKEIVDLASQAMKKLNIEPNIKPIRGGTDGSQLSFMGLPTPNIFTGGENYHGRHEYISVDNMVKATQVIIELVQLFEQEA, from the coding sequence TTGAAACAAGAAATAATGAATCGGTTTATTACATATGTAAAAGTAGATACACAATCTGATGGAAAGAGTGACACGACTCCATCAACAGAAGGTCAATGGACACTGGCAAACATGCTTGTTGAAGAATTGAAAGGAATCGGTATGGAAGAAGTGACAGTCGACGAAAACGGCTATGTTATGGCGACACTACCATCCAATTCGGATAAAGAAATCCCTGTTATTGGGTTTCTTGCTCACGTGGATACTGCTACTGATTTTACAGGAACGAACGTTAAACCGCAGATTGTTGAAAACTATGACGGAGAAACGATTATCTTAAACAAAGACTTACATATCGAATTGTCTCCCAATGACTTTCCTAGTTTAAAAGATTATAAGGGACATACATTGATCACAACGGACGGCACAACATTGCTTGGTGCGGATAATAAAGCGGGCATTGCTGAAATCATGACGGCGATGAAGTATTTAATTGAACACCCAGAGATTAAGCACGGAAAAATACGAGTGGCTTTCACTCCCGATGAAGAGATCGGACGCGGTCCTCATAAATTTGATGTGGCGGCATTCGGAGCAAAGTATGCCTATACAATGGATGGAGGACCATTAGGTGAATTAGAGTATGAGAGCTTTAACGCCGCTAATGCTAGAATTCGTATTTTAGGAAAGAACATTCATCCTGGATCTGCAAAGAATAAGATGATTAATGCGGCAAAAATAGCTATGGAACTGAACGGTAAGCTTCCTGTTGAAGAGGCACCTGAGCATACGGAAGGTTATGAAGGGTTCTATCATTTAACTGGTCTTAAGGGTGATGTAGAGCAAACAGACATGTCTTATATCATCCGTGACCATGACAAGGAACTTTTCCAAAAGAGAAAAGATAAAATGCAAGAAATCGTGGATGAACTGCGTGAGAAGTATGGACAAGATAAGATTCAAATAGATATGAACGACACATATTACAATATGAAAGAAAAGATTGAACCGGTAAAAGAGATTGTGGATCTCGCTTCTCAGGCGATGAAAAAGCTAAATATAGAACCAAACATTAAACCCATTCGAGGTGGGACCGACGGATCACAGCTGTCATTCATGGGTCTGCCTACTCCAAATATCTTTACAGGCGGAGAAAACTATCACGGCCGTCATGAATATATCTCGGTCGATAATATGGTCAAAGCTACTCAAGTCATTATTGAACTCGTGCAGTTGTTTGAGCAGGAAGCATAG
- a CDS encoding NUDIX domain-containing protein — protein sequence MLAQGVIVHDGKVLLVQQKVKRGDIVWNYPGGGVEHGESFEQACIREVMEETGYNVKIIKPLIQSKEKQTFLCKLISGELSIEDDEDILDVRWVDLHDDVYFDDVSRPVVEMVLKTMEVV from the coding sequence ATGTTAGCGCAAGGAGTTATCGTTCATGATGGCAAGGTTCTATTAGTACAGCAAAAAGTGAAACGTGGGGACATTGTTTGGAACTATCCAGGTGGAGGAGTTGAGCACGGCGAAAGCTTTGAACAAGCATGTATACGAGAAGTGATGGAGGAAACAGGCTATAACGTGAAAATTATAAAACCTCTTATTCAGAGTAAAGAAAAACAAACATTTCTTTGTAAATTAATTTCGGGGGAGCTCTCCATTGAAGACGATGAAGACATTCTTGATGTACGCTGGGTCGACTTACATGATGATGTGTATTTTGATGATGTTTCAAGACCTGTAGTTGAAATGGTGTTAAAGACTATGGAGGTTGTCTAA
- a CDS encoding NUDIX domain-containing protein — MNHPIRVRAGALIIENDSILLIEFHDENGLHYNLPAGGVEANESVKEAAKREVREEASIDIKVGPLAFTYEYTPHLTENRYGTTHSLGLIFECTRVLDSEPHLPDKPDPNQTGVKWIPLKELEHIILYPRVQRHIQEYVEHKLKNAFIEEHTLEEYENE, encoded by the coding sequence ATGAACCATCCCATTCGTGTAAGGGCAGGTGCCTTGATTATAGAAAACGATTCTATTCTTTTAATCGAGTTTCATGATGAGAACGGTCTTCATTATAATTTACCAGCAGGCGGTGTTGAAGCAAATGAATCTGTAAAAGAAGCAGCAAAACGTGAGGTGAGAGAAGAGGCATCCATTGATATAAAAGTTGGTCCACTCGCATTCACGTATGAGTATACACCACATCTGACTGAAAATAGATATGGAACAACACATTCGTTAGGACTTATTTTTGAATGCACCAGGGTTCTAGACTCCGAACCTCATTTACCGGATAAGCCAGATCCAAATCAAACAGGCGTGAAATGGATTCCTCTTAAGGAGTTGGAACATATCATCTTGTATCCGAGAGTACAAAGGCATATCCAGGAATATGTTGAGCACAAACTGAAAAATGCTTTTATTGAAGAACATACTCTAGAGGAATATGAAAACGAATAA
- a CDS encoding aminopeptidase P family protein, translated as MESYFFERNRSRLKELVPDESLTILFAGKAPQKSADEQYPFTPNRNFYYLSGISEQNVILVLKKSGGKFEETLFIEKADPVMEKWVGKTVSKEEAVHQSGIKDIKYVDSFKSFVSSQFFTNQAQHVCLDLERRGWSGAPSDTSQFAKHIREHYPHVNIHNVYHEITELRVFKTSEEIQKIKEAIAITKEGIYNVLKHAKAGLKENQLEAHFDYTLKSNGVRDFAFKTITASGKNATILHYEHNNAQTNPGELVLLDLGAQKDYYNADISYTFPVDGKFTDRQKVLYNIVLKALKETTAIIKPGLAFAELNNHTKKVLAEECRRIGLIQNDDEISRYYYHGVSHFLGLDTHDVGSYKDRILEPGMVITIEPGLYIEEEAIGIRIEDDILVTEGGFENLSKDIFREVEEIEEFMATQGSHAVKA; from the coding sequence ATGGAATCTTATTTTTTTGAACGTAATCGAAGCAGATTAAAAGAATTGGTGCCAGATGAATCTTTAACGATTCTTTTTGCTGGAAAAGCTCCGCAAAAATCAGCAGATGAACAATATCCTTTCACGCCAAACCGAAATTTTTATTATCTATCAGGAATTTCAGAACAAAATGTGATCCTCGTGCTGAAAAAGAGCGGTGGGAAATTTGAAGAAACGCTTTTCATTGAAAAAGCTGATCCAGTCATGGAGAAGTGGGTCGGGAAAACCGTTTCTAAAGAGGAAGCAGTACATCAATCTGGGATAAAAGATATTAAATATGTGGATAGCTTTAAGTCGTTTGTTTCTAGTCAGTTTTTTACGAATCAAGCTCAGCACGTTTGTTTAGATTTAGAACGCCGTGGATGGTCCGGTGCCCCATCGGATACATCGCAATTTGCAAAACATATTCGAGAACATTATCCGCATGTGAACATCCACAATGTATACCATGAAATTACTGAACTGCGTGTGTTCAAAACGTCAGAAGAGATTCAAAAGATCAAAGAAGCAATCGCCATTACAAAAGAGGGCATCTATAATGTGCTGAAACATGCTAAAGCTGGATTGAAAGAAAACCAGCTTGAAGCACATTTTGACTATACGTTAAAATCCAACGGTGTTCGTGATTTTGCGTTCAAGACGATTACGGCGAGCGGAAAAAATGCTACGATTCTTCATTATGAGCATAACAACGCTCAAACGAATCCTGGTGAACTCGTTCTTCTTGATCTAGGAGCCCAAAAGGACTACTATAATGCGGATATCAGTTATACGTTTCCTGTAGATGGGAAGTTCACAGATCGTCAAAAGGTTCTCTACAACATCGTACTTAAAGCACTTAAAGAAACAACGGCTATTATTAAACCAGGCCTAGCATTTGCTGAACTTAATAATCATACGAAAAAAGTGTTAGCAGAAGAGTGCAGACGTATCGGTTTAATCCAAAATGACGATGAGATCTCCAGATATTACTATCATGGTGTAAGCCATTTCCTTGGACTTGATACACATGATGTTGGTTCGTACAAAGATCGTATTTTAGAGCCTGGAATGGTCATAACGATTGAGCCTGGACTTTATATTGAGGAAGAAGCGATCGGTATTCGAATCGAAGATGACATCTTAGTAACAGAAGGTGGATTTGAGAACTTATCCAAAGATATTTTCCGTGAAGTAGAAGAGATCGAGGAGTTTATGGCTACTCAAGGTTCACATGCTGTAAAAGCATAA